The following coding sequences are from one Microbacterium sp. SORGH_AS_0969 window:
- a CDS encoding ABC-F family ATP-binding cassette domain-containing protein, which yields MTATLVAQNLIGGHGHRTLFEGVDLTVAPGDVIGVVGANGAGKSTLLRLLAGVDEPQGGSISLAPADAFVGWLPQEHERVAGETVAQYIARRTGCAEATREMDATAAALGDPTVVGADDAYATALERWLASGAADLDERMPQVLADLGLDVGPDAEMTGLSGGQAARVGLAALLLSRFDIALLDEPTNDLDLDGLERLETFVRGLRGGVVLVSHDREFLARSVTRVLELDLAQNSHRVYGGGYDAYLEERATLRRQAREKYEEYADTKADLVARARTQREWSSQGVRNAMKKSPDNDKIRRKAATESSEKQAQKVRQMESRIARLEEVEEPRKEWQLEFTIGSAPRSSSVVSTLSGAVFRQGDFTLGPVSLQVNAGERIGITGPNGAGKSTLLRGILGRQTPDDGTASLGASVEIGEIDQARSLLVGARPLAETFEGFVPEMNSGEVRTLLAKFGLKADHVMRPVDGLSPGERTRAGLALLQARGVNVLVLDEPTNHLDLPAIEQLEQALESYTGTLLLVTHDRRMLSAVETDRRWRVEAGAVTEL from the coding sequence ATGACCGCCACCCTCGTCGCGCAGAACCTCATCGGGGGCCACGGGCACCGCACGCTCTTCGAGGGCGTCGACCTCACGGTCGCGCCGGGCGACGTCATCGGCGTCGTGGGGGCGAACGGCGCGGGCAAGTCGACTCTGCTGCGTCTGCTCGCGGGCGTCGACGAGCCTCAGGGCGGGTCGATCAGCCTCGCGCCGGCCGACGCCTTCGTCGGCTGGCTTCCCCAGGAGCATGAGCGCGTCGCCGGCGAGACCGTCGCGCAGTACATCGCGCGGCGGACGGGATGCGCCGAGGCGACGCGCGAGATGGATGCCACGGCCGCGGCCCTCGGCGATCCCACCGTCGTGGGTGCCGACGACGCCTACGCGACGGCTCTCGAACGGTGGCTGGCGAGCGGTGCCGCCGACCTCGACGAGCGGATGCCGCAGGTGCTGGCCGACCTCGGACTCGACGTGGGACCGGATGCCGAGATGACGGGCCTCTCGGGAGGTCAGGCGGCTCGCGTGGGCCTGGCTGCGCTGCTGCTGTCGCGCTTCGACATCGCCCTGCTCGACGAGCCGACGAACGACCTCGACCTCGACGGCCTCGAACGACTCGAGACGTTCGTGCGGGGTCTGCGCGGGGGAGTGGTGCTGGTCAGCCACGACCGCGAGTTCCTCGCCCGTTCGGTGACACGGGTGCTCGAACTCGACCTCGCCCAGAACTCGCACCGGGTCTACGGCGGCGGTTACGACGCGTATCTCGAAGAGCGCGCGACGCTGCGTCGCCAGGCCCGCGAGAAGTACGAGGAGTACGCCGACACCAAGGCCGACCTCGTCGCGCGCGCCAGGACCCAGCGGGAATGGTCGAGCCAGGGCGTGCGCAACGCGATGAAGAAGTCGCCCGACAACGACAAGATCCGCCGCAAGGCCGCGACCGAGTCGAGTGAGAAGCAGGCGCAGAAGGTCCGCCAGATGGAGAGCCGGATCGCGCGACTCGAGGAGGTCGAGGAACCGCGCAAAGAGTGGCAGCTCGAGTTCACGATCGGTTCGGCTCCGCGCTCGAGCTCCGTGGTGTCGACGCTGTCCGGGGCGGTCTTCCGGCAGGGTGACTTCACTCTCGGTCCCGTCTCTCTGCAGGTGAACGCCGGTGAGAGGATCGGCATCACCGGACCCAACGGTGCCGGGAAATCGACGCTGCTGCGTGGCATCCTGGGCCGTCAGACGCCGGACGACGGAACCGCGAGTCTGGGGGCGAGCGTCGAGATCGGCGAGATCGATCAAGCGCGATCGCTGTTGGTCGGAGCGCGGCCGCTCGCCGAGACGTTCGAGGGGTTCGTGCCCGAGATGAACTCCGGCGAGGTGCGGACACTGCTGGCGAAGTTCGGGCTGAAAGCCGACCACGTCATGCGTCCGGTCGACGGACTGTCGCCGGGTGAGCGTACGCGCGCGGGCCTCGCCCTGCTGCAGGCACGGGGCGTCAACGTGCTCGTGCTCGACGAACCGACGAACCATCTCGACCTGCCCGCGATCGAGCAGCTCGAGCAGGCCCTGGAGTCGTACACGGGCACGCTGCTCTTGGTCACGCACGACCGGCGGATGCTCTCGGCGGTTGAGACGGACCGCCGCTGGCGGGTCGAGGCCGGCGCGGTCACCGAGCTGTAG
- a CDS encoding LysR family transcriptional regulator, with amino-acid sequence MKLEHLRRFAVLAEELHFPRAAEKLGIPLPSLYTTLDKLEEEVGQPLVQRTPPTRLLPAGVLLLDEAYARIADAPPPAPRQKAPGGGKAKASKGKGRAPIVKGQPKPYKKRQGR; translated from the coding sequence ATGAAGCTCGAGCATCTCCGCCGGTTCGCCGTCCTCGCCGAGGAGCTGCACTTTCCGCGCGCGGCCGAGAAGCTCGGCATCCCCCTCCCCTCCCTGTACACGACGCTCGACAAGCTCGAAGAAGAGGTGGGGCAGCCGCTCGTGCAGCGGACCCCGCCGACGCGCCTGCTCCCCGCCGGCGTCCTGCTCCTCGACGAGGCGTACGCCCGCATCGCCGACGCCCCGCCCCCCGCGCCGCGGCAGAAGGCTCCGGGCGGCGGCAAGGCGAAGGCGTCGAAGGGCAAGGGCCGCGCCCCCATCGTGAAGGGCCAACCCAAGCCCTACAAGAAGCGCCAGGGCCGCTGA
- a CDS encoding GMC family oxidoreductase — protein MKLEQMRTFGTDETVDVVVVGTGAGGAPLTAELAKKGLRVVAIEAGRHFALDDLTPDESEAVEINWMSERLSDGDDPTAFGPNNSGRGVGGSMLHWGAFTPRPDRRDLALRTETGEGRDWPIDPDELLSYVERVEGDIGVSGPSPYPWDPSRRYAYAPAKRNAPANLVAKGCDALGVTWADAPAAVLTRARLQDHHGERGACVNCGECHQGCRTDAKASTANTYLPAAVAAGAEIRAEAMVHAIEVDARGLVAAVVYRQGGVDVRQRCRTLVLAGGGVETPRLLLHTGLANDNGQVGRNFLAHGATQVWGRFDEPVRGHRGYPSSLISEDMMRPADADFAGGYLVQSLGVMPLTFSTTLVRGGGLWGPELMQRLEQSRFMAGIGINAECLPSDDNRLELASETDEFGIPRARVSFTAGANEKALDAHATAFMLRVMEAAGARETLVLARTAHTIGTCRMSLDPADGVVDADGRSHEIPNLWISDNSVFPSAIAANPALTIMALSLRTADRLLASVA, from the coding sequence ATGAAGCTCGAGCAGATGCGCACGTTCGGCACCGACGAGACCGTCGACGTCGTGGTCGTCGGCACCGGTGCGGGCGGCGCTCCGCTGACCGCCGAGCTGGCGAAGAAGGGCCTCCGCGTCGTCGCGATCGAGGCCGGACGCCACTTCGCCCTCGACGACCTGACGCCCGACGAGAGCGAGGCGGTCGAGATCAACTGGATGTCGGAGCGCCTCAGCGACGGTGACGACCCGACCGCATTCGGTCCCAACAACAGCGGACGCGGTGTCGGCGGCTCGATGCTGCACTGGGGTGCCTTCACCCCGCGTCCCGACCGTCGCGATCTGGCTCTGCGCACCGAGACCGGTGAGGGCCGCGACTGGCCGATCGACCCCGACGAGTTGCTGTCGTACGTCGAACGCGTCGAGGGCGACATCGGGGTGTCGGGCCCGTCCCCGTACCCCTGGGACCCGTCGCGCCGCTACGCCTACGCTCCCGCGAAGCGCAACGCTCCCGCGAACCTCGTGGCCAAGGGATGCGATGCCCTCGGGGTCACCTGGGCGGACGCGCCCGCCGCGGTCCTCACCCGTGCGCGACTGCAGGATCACCACGGCGAGCGCGGAGCGTGCGTCAACTGCGGCGAGTGCCACCAGGGGTGCCGGACGGATGCCAAGGCCTCCACCGCCAACACGTACCTGCCCGCGGCGGTCGCCGCCGGCGCCGAGATCCGCGCCGAGGCGATGGTGCACGCGATCGAGGTCGACGCGCGGGGCCTCGTCGCCGCCGTCGTCTACCGCCAGGGCGGCGTGGACGTGCGTCAGCGCTGTCGCACGCTCGTGCTCGCGGGTGGCGGGGTCGAGACGCCGCGTCTGCTGCTGCACACCGGCCTCGCGAACGACAACGGTCAGGTCGGCCGCAACTTCCTCGCGCACGGGGCGACGCAGGTGTGGGGTCGTTTCGACGAGCCGGTGCGCGGACACCGCGGGTACCCGTCGTCGCTCATCAGCGAAGACATGATGCGGCCGGCCGACGCCGACTTCGCCGGCGGCTACCTCGTGCAGAGCCTCGGCGTGATGCCCCTGACCTTCTCGACCACGCTCGTGCGCGGTGGCGGACTGTGGGGCCCCGAGCTCATGCAGCGGCTCGAGCAGTCGCGATTCATGGCGGGGATCGGTATCAACGCCGAGTGCCTGCCGTCCGACGACAATCGTCTCGAGCTCGCGTCTGAGACCGACGAGTTCGGGATCCCCCGCGCTCGGGTGAGTTTCACCGCCGGGGCGAACGAGAAGGCGCTCGACGCGCACGCGACGGCGTTCATGCTGCGGGTGATGGAGGCCGCGGGCGCGCGCGAAACGCTCGTGCTCGCCCGGACGGCCCACACGATCGGCACCTGCCGCATGTCGCTGGACCCCGCCGACGGCGTGGTGGATGCCGACGGCCGCTCCCACGAGATCCCCAATCTGTGGATCAGCGACAACTCGGTGTTCCCGTCCGCGATCGCCGCCAACCCGGCACTGACGATCATGGCGCTTTCCCTGCGCACCGCCGACCGCCTCCTGGCATCCGTCGCCTGA
- a CDS encoding alpha/beta hydrolase — protein MPVTLFLLHALGSSADEFSHLRDLLDGTVDVRGVDLPGFGTLASAPDSSLDATVEHVVHHLARHARGRWMLGGHSMGGKVAALVASRVLRGDAPLTGLAGMVLMAPSPPRPEPMDEERRERMLSWVVDGSLSDQDAETFIDQNTAESLEPQAHERALTDLRRTSPAAWRAWLETGSRVDASAEVGTLDLPALVLAGADDADLGAAAQPELLASVYPRARFVALSDTGHMIPLERAAEAAEAIAEFVADEVLLGPVVPDDWAALIAGDRVDARVRGILNRRAVPDDRGYAPVVLDLAQLTLLREIADLVVPQDGPAIDIAARVDTQLARGEGDGWRNAELPPDPDAYRAGLDTLARVWPTDPTERADVLRAAIEGTTDADGPLNAGRLKLWLEDVRNDLVRQWLAHPASMALIGYDGFATGGSPIRGYVELRLGRREDWEPVGVGGTVAEGDAA, from the coding sequence ATGCCCGTCACCCTTTTCCTGCTGCACGCGTTGGGTTCCAGCGCCGACGAGTTCTCGCACCTGCGCGATCTCCTCGACGGCACCGTCGATGTGCGCGGCGTCGATCTCCCCGGCTTCGGCACGCTCGCATCGGCTCCCGACTCCTCGCTCGACGCGACCGTCGAGCACGTGGTGCATCACCTCGCCCGCCATGCTCGGGGACGCTGGATGCTCGGCGGGCACAGCATGGGCGGGAAGGTCGCCGCGCTCGTGGCATCCCGGGTCCTCCGCGGCGACGCGCCCCTGACAGGTCTCGCCGGGATGGTGCTGATGGCGCCCTCTCCGCCGCGCCCGGAGCCGATGGACGAGGAGCGACGCGAACGCATGCTGTCGTGGGTGGTCGACGGCTCCCTGTCGGACCAGGATGCCGAGACGTTCATCGATCAGAACACCGCCGAGTCGCTCGAACCTCAGGCACACGAACGCGCCCTGACCGACCTCCGGCGCACCTCCCCCGCCGCCTGGCGCGCGTGGCTCGAGACCGGGAGCCGGGTCGACGCCTCCGCCGAAGTCGGGACCCTCGACCTTCCGGCCCTGGTGCTCGCTGGCGCCGACGACGCCGACCTCGGCGCGGCCGCTCAGCCCGAGCTGCTGGCATCCGTGTATCCCCGGGCACGGTTCGTGGCTCTGAGCGACACCGGCCACATGATCCCGCTCGAGCGCGCCGCCGAAGCCGCCGAAGCGATCGCGGAGTTCGTCGCCGACGAGGTCCTGCTCGGGCCCGTGGTGCCGGACGACTGGGCCGCCCTGATCGCCGGCGACCGCGTGGATGCCCGGGTGCGCGGCATCCTGAACCGCCGTGCGGTTCCCGACGACCGCGGATACGCCCCCGTCGTTCTCGATCTCGCCCAACTCACCCTGCTGCGCGAGATCGCCGACCTCGTCGTCCCGCAGGACGGGCCCGCGATCGACATCGCGGCGCGCGTCGATACGCAGCTCGCGCGCGGCGAAGGCGACGGCTGGCGCAACGCCGAGCTCCCACCCGACCCGGACGCCTACCGCGCCGGCCTCGACACGCTCGCCCGCGTCTGGCCGACCGATCCGACGGAGCGCGCGGATGTCCTTCGCGCGGCGATCGAGGGGACGACGGATGCCGACGGCCCCCTGAACGCGGGTCGGCTGAAGCTGTGGCTCGAGGACGTCCGCAACGACCTCGTCCGTCAGTGGCTCGCCCACCCCGCGAGCATGGCGCTCATCGGCTACGACGGTTTCGCGACCGGCGGCAGCCCGATCCGCGGGTACGTGGAACTGCGGCTGGGGCGCCGCGAAGACTGGGAGCCCGTCGGCGTCGGCGGCACCGTAGCCGAGGGAGACGCGGCATGA